One genomic region from Cloacibacillus sp. encodes:
- a CDS encoding helix-turn-helix transcriptional regulator codes for MWKIQKYRIAQGLTQENLAERVDLSVSYISEIENGKKRPSLKTLEKIAAALEVSLVSLIGEDNKKDIREERQIECPFLKYTDDSGDIAAANGITREIFTAVAELAMEEKIKVLSYVRDLKKLSEFMRDKR; via the coding sequence ATGTGGAAGATTCAAAAGTACCGGATAGCCCAGGGGCTGACACAGGAAAACCTCGCGGAAAGGGTCGATCTCTCGGTAAGTTATATCTCCGAGATCGAAAACGGGAAGAAACGCCCATCTCTGAAAACTTTGGAGAAGATCGCAGCAGCGCTTGAGGTCTCTCTCGTTTCGCTGATTGGCGAAGATAATAAAAAAGATATAAGGGAAGAGAGGCAGATAGAGTGCCCTTTTCTTAAGTATACGGATGACAGCGGCGATATCGCGGCGGCAAACGGCATCACGCGGGAGATTTTCACGGCGGTAGCCGAGCTGGCAATGGAGGAAAAGATAAAGGTCCTATCCTATGTCCGTGACCTGAAAAAGCTTTCGGAGTTTATGAGAGACAAGAGATAG
- a CDS encoding Ig-like domain-containing protein: MTKLRKYGIIFLVLLMALMCAPMAMAADTEAPEWLSNAFKNGGKLALSEDVSFDKGQLTLSADIPLDLDLNGHSIEWTASGDLAGDNRFAIVVKEGNTLNISDTSAEKKGAIIAKKGTFVKHNDGARAIANYGTVNISGGLIEGEYSAMYLYANSNPSSGDSNVVAIMDGGELRAETYALVVFGKTASFTLNNGTIEATSGDGCAISGNSSNTSTVNHGGTEITINDGEIIGGTKAEGAGIYHPQSGMLYIYGGKISGYDGIQMKAGTLVMEGGSIEATGDAVEQPYTKEGDGTHATGSALSLLSQGAADSSYKGDIEATISGNSELKSGNNYAVVEAFANEGTALKVKGLTIAGGVFIGGKDALKIDNLKENISVIGGTYSSDPRDYVREPYVVKPTENTYTVVLAGVVVTPDTAELVLDFASGAKLTASSDITEDFEWVSENESVVTVDGNGNITAVGAGTANVTATGVISESVNKCVVTVRKAAPVSVTPANMELKIGETGKVEAKYDAKDSVSWSSSNQAVATVKDGTVTAGKKAGVAIITAKGLYTSAACTLTVIDPVTPDPTPTPAPIDPGTVGKDKNPVNNEKDKPENVEAATPAIKEATEDAKDEIANTTNIKKENLVATANGTLTISPVLAKSALEEVMSADKEVAPKNVVLLPIVSTTVKAKNVAAMAFSMTGAQLGAEEGTVAGDVKIIKVLADGKGAQFGYASSAAGYQDETFTLKDANDKTLALTDKVVKTSDYKLIIFVADGGKFDLDKTPGNVVDPIAVATNKATPAPTPHSSSSGCNAGFAGLLLLVAVPFIYRRKR, encoded by the coding sequence ATGACGAAGTTAAGAAAGTACGGAATAATTTTTCTTGTGTTGCTGATGGCGCTGATGTGTGCGCCGATGGCTATGGCGGCGGATACGGAAGCTCCCGAATGGTTGAGCAACGCTTTTAAAAATGGGGGAAAATTAGCCTTATCGGAAGACGTTTCTTTTGATAAAGGGCAGTTGACCTTATCGGCAGATATACCGCTTGACCTTGACTTGAACGGACATAGTATTGAGTGGACCGCAAGTGGCGATTTAGCTGGTGATAACAGATTTGCGATAGTAGTAAAAGAAGGAAACACACTTAATATTTCCGACACGAGTGCGGAAAAAAAAGGAGCTATCATAGCTAAAAAGGGTACTTTTGTAAAACATAACGACGGAGCCAGGGCCATAGCGAACTATGGCACGGTAAACATCAGCGGCGGTCTCATCGAGGGCGAGTATTCCGCTATGTATCTCTACGCCAATTCTAATCCAAGCAGTGGAGATTCAAATGTAGTTGCCATTATGGATGGCGGCGAACTGCGAGCTGAAACATACGCGTTGGTCGTGTTTGGCAAAACTGCATCTTTCACCCTGAATAATGGTACGATAGAGGCAACCTCTGGAGACGGCTGTGCTATTTCTGGTAACAGCAGCAATACGTCGACCGTAAATCATGGTGGAACTGAGATAACAATCAACGATGGCGAAATTATTGGCGGAACCAAGGCAGAAGGAGCGGGAATCTATCATCCTCAGTCTGGGATGCTCTATATTTACGGTGGGAAAATATCGGGATACGACGGTATTCAGATGAAAGCCGGCACTCTTGTGATGGAAGGCGGAAGTATAGAGGCGACTGGAGATGCTGTAGAACAGCCGTATACGAAAGAGGGAGACGGTACTCATGCTACCGGGTCCGCGCTTTCTTTGCTTTCACAGGGAGCGGCAGACTCGTCGTATAAAGGAGATATTGAGGCTACGATTTCTGGCAATTCGGAGCTTAAGAGCGGCAATAATTATGCTGTTGTAGAGGCCTTTGCTAACGAAGGTACTGCCCTAAAAGTTAAGGGACTTACCATAGCGGGTGGAGTATTTATCGGAGGCAAAGATGCACTCAAAATAGATAACTTAAAAGAGAACATCAGCGTTATCGGTGGCACCTACAGCAGTGATCCTAGAGATTACGTCAGAGAGCCCTATGTTGTAAAGCCAACGGAAAATACGTATACCGTGGTCTTAGCCGGCGTCGTTGTCACTCCGGACACCGCGGAACTTGTACTTGACTTTGCATCGGGGGCAAAATTGACGGCTTCCAGCGATATTACTGAAGATTTCGAGTGGGTTTCGGAAAACGAAAGCGTCGTGACTGTTGACGGTAACGGCAATATCACCGCCGTAGGAGCGGGTACGGCCAATGTAACGGCGACCGGCGTTATAAGCGAGTCTGTCAATAAGTGCGTGGTTACGGTACGCAAAGCGGCCCCCGTAAGCGTGACCCCAGCCAATATGGAATTGAAGATCGGTGAAACCGGCAAAGTAGAAGCCAAATATGACGCAAAAGACAGCGTATCTTGGAGCAGCAGCAATCAAGCTGTCGCCACTGTCAAAGACGGCACAGTGACGGCCGGCAAAAAAGCGGGAGTTGCTATCATTACTGCCAAGGGACTGTATACCTCCGCGGCCTGTACGCTGACGGTCATTGATCCGGTTACCCCTGATCCGACTCCGACTCCGGCCCCCATCGACCCTGGTACCGTAGGGAAAGATAAAAACCCCGTCAACAACGAAAAAGACAAGCCTGAAAACGTAGAGGCGGCGACACCGGCCATTAAGGAAGCGACGGAGGACGCGAAAGACGAGATCGCTAATACGACGAATATCAAAAAAGAAAATCTCGTCGCCACCGCCAACGGCACGCTCACGATCAGCCCAGTGCTCGCCAAGAGCGCGCTTGAAGAGGTGATGTCCGCTGACAAGGAAGTTGCGCCGAAAAACGTGGTCCTGCTTCCAATCGTATCCACTACCGTAAAAGCGAAGAATGTCGCAGCGATGGCATTTTCGATGACCGGCGCGCAGCTGGGCGCTGAAGAAGGCACTGTCGCGGGAGACGTGAAGATAATCAAGGTACTGGCAGACGGCAAAGGCGCACAGTTCGGCTACGCTTCGTCGGCGGCTGGATATCAGGACGAGACATTCACACTCAAGGACGCGAACGACAAGACACTCGCCCTGACGGATAAGGTCGTAAAGACCTCGGACTATAAGCTGATAATCTTTGTGGCCGACGGCGGAAAATTTGACCTGGACAAGACCCCGGGCAACGTAGTCGACCCGATAGCGGTAGCCACCAACAAGGCGACACCGGCTCCGACCCCGCACAGCAGTTCCAGCGGCTGTAACGCGGGATTCGCGGGACTTCTTCTGCTTGTCGCGGTTCCCTTTATTTACCGCAGGAAGAGGTAA